One genomic window of Acidobacteriota bacterium includes the following:
- the mfd gene encoding transcription-repair coupling factor, translated as MATQSLLSQLAQDSLLQSIPRQVDSGPCRIALSGIAPAAKPAYLALLHRILSRPILFVSAGVPDLEAMAATTAFYHRGLSGKPGERVAAFPALQPGPYSGLSPHAEAVEQRTLALWKMHRRSLDILLCGPTALVTRLPEVLPDLRQVPELAPGREIALEELIGYLKRAGYVREEPVTGVGTFSRRGGILDVYPPGCLNPARIEFFGDEVESLREFSVSSQRSVGRLESVTPVPMRETFVDPNALREWGREASERWNPQEFPAFFETQVFQASRGEHFQGFEFLHGLTLPLQVPFLDYASDFVVVRDEPDELEQGLRHWWEEMAEDREALSRRGWPSLNPEELFLSLTEAGDRLEDRPVIDLKQLGITPGRQSDSSSSPLPSAGETPSRPVDSRSRAAAAPAPIHLDCQTVPVRKYHGDIASLARDLRHLMEADVRMLFAQSSLGRAERLGEMLREYDLPVVSDFDDKGRAADGTRDRITVVVGHVLEGFRHPSSGICIFGDEDVFDEVEFLSHPAPSRSRSGTFVSDFRELSPGDYLVHVDHGIGRYRGLKQIDRDGVNQEFMILEYFDEARLYVPLERLDLVQKHSSGDSARPPLDKLGGVSWKKAKNRARKSIRDMAQELLDLYARRRIAPGYRFSANGHWHREFEDAFEFTETPDQRAAILDLYRDMEVNSPMDRLLCGDVGFGKTEVAMRAAFKAAFDGKQAAVLAPTTILVYQHYLRFRQRFTAFPIAIEMLSRFRRPKEQKAILERVATGKVDILIGTHRMLSKDIRFRDLGLLIVDEEQRFGVAHKERLRQLKKNVDTLTMTATPIPRTLHMSLTGIRDMSVIETPPQDRLSIQTAVLPFSHQVIQNAIRNELERQGQVYFVHNTVETIDSIAALIGDICPEARLLVAHGQMKEKDLEATLLKFLRHEADVLVSTTIIENGLDIPLVNTMIVNRADRFGLSQLYQLRGRVGRSSRRAYAYLLVPPRQTLSGIARQRLAALKEFSELGSGFKVAALDLELRGAGNLLGGDQHGHVNAIGFDLYCQMLERTIRELQGQEVLPDIQTRLDLKVSVKIPPGYIPDESQRLSVYKRISSLKLDTEMNGLREELEDRYGPLPEEVERLLDYMRVRRLAERILVESMERDRQGIAITFHPRTPISPHKLVETVSSVPGLSVSPGGQLRLRSAGVSQGEVLSSVRALLVELAS; from the coding sequence GTGGCTACCCAATCTCTTCTTTCCCAACTGGCGCAGGACTCGCTCCTCCAATCGATTCCCCGTCAGGTCGATTCCGGGCCCTGTCGAATCGCCCTGTCCGGCATCGCCCCGGCTGCAAAACCCGCCTATCTGGCTCTCCTGCATCGGATCCTGAGTCGGCCGATTCTATTCGTCAGTGCCGGTGTCCCGGACCTGGAAGCCATGGCCGCCACCACGGCCTTCTATCACCGCGGCCTCTCCGGAAAGCCGGGGGAGCGGGTGGCCGCCTTCCCCGCACTGCAGCCGGGTCCCTATAGCGGTCTTTCACCCCACGCCGAGGCCGTGGAGCAGCGGACCCTGGCCCTCTGGAAGATGCACCGGCGGTCCCTGGATATTCTGCTCTGCGGGCCCACGGCACTGGTGACTCGCTTGCCGGAGGTTCTTCCCGACCTCCGGCAGGTGCCCGAATTGGCTCCGGGCAGAGAGATTGCCCTGGAGGAGCTGATCGGCTACCTGAAACGGGCGGGGTACGTCAGGGAGGAGCCGGTGACCGGTGTGGGGACCTTTTCCCGCCGGGGAGGGATTCTGGATGTCTATCCCCCGGGCTGCCTCAATCCGGCCCGCATCGAGTTTTTCGGAGACGAGGTTGAATCGCTCCGGGAGTTCTCCGTCAGCTCGCAGCGGTCGGTGGGGCGCCTCGAGAGCGTGACTCCCGTTCCCATGAGAGAGACCTTTGTGGATCCCAATGCTCTGCGGGAGTGGGGCCGGGAGGCTTCGGAGAGGTGGAATCCTCAGGAGTTTCCCGCCTTCTTCGAAACCCAGGTGTTCCAGGCAAGCCGGGGGGAGCACTTCCAGGGGTTCGAGTTCCTGCATGGGCTGACGCTTCCCCTGCAGGTGCCGTTCCTGGACTACGCGTCCGATTTCGTGGTGGTGAGGGATGAGCCGGACGAGTTGGAGCAGGGATTGCGCCACTGGTGGGAGGAGATGGCCGAGGACCGGGAGGCTTTGAGCCGGCGCGGGTGGCCCAGCCTGAATCCGGAAGAGCTCTTTCTGTCCCTGACCGAAGCCGGGGATAGGCTGGAGGACCGACCGGTCATCGACCTGAAGCAACTGGGAATCACGCCGGGTCGGCAGTCCGACTCTTCGTCCTCCCCGCTTCCGTCCGCGGGCGAGACGCCTTCCCGCCCCGTCGATTCAAGGTCTCGAGCGGCTGCAGCCCCGGCTCCGATCCATCTGGACTGTCAGACTGTGCCTGTCCGAAAGTACCACGGCGACATCGCCAGTCTGGCCCGGGACCTTCGCCATTTGATGGAAGCCGACGTTCGAATGCTGTTCGCCCAGTCATCCCTGGGACGAGCCGAGCGCCTGGGGGAAATGCTGCGGGAATACGATCTGCCGGTGGTTTCCGATTTCGACGACAAGGGCCGGGCAGCCGATGGGACCCGCGACCGGATTACCGTCGTGGTCGGCCACGTCCTGGAAGGGTTCCGCCACCCCTCCTCCGGGATCTGCATCTTTGGGGACGAGGACGTTTTCGACGAAGTGGAGTTCCTCTCCCATCCGGCTCCGTCCAGGTCCAGAAGCGGAACTTTTGTTTCGGATTTCCGCGAACTGAGTCCGGGGGACTACCTGGTGCACGTCGACCACGGCATCGGTCGCTACCGGGGACTGAAGCAGATCGACCGCGATGGAGTGAATCAAGAGTTCATGATCCTGGAGTATTTCGACGAAGCTCGGCTGTACGTGCCTCTGGAGAGGCTGGACCTGGTTCAAAAGCACAGCAGCGGCGACAGCGCTCGCCCTCCGCTCGACAAGCTGGGAGGAGTGAGCTGGAAAAAAGCCAAGAACCGCGCCAGGAAGTCCATCCGGGATATGGCTCAGGAGCTGCTCGATCTCTACGCTCGGAGAAGGATCGCGCCGGGATATCGCTTTTCCGCCAACGGGCACTGGCATCGGGAATTCGAGGATGCCTTCGAGTTCACCGAGACCCCGGATCAAAGGGCCGCCATTCTGGACCTCTACCGGGATATGGAAGTGAACAGCCCCATGGACCGGCTGCTCTGTGGGGACGTGGGCTTCGGCAAGACCGAAGTGGCCATGCGGGCGGCCTTCAAGGCGGCCTTCGACGGCAAGCAGGCGGCGGTCCTGGCTCCCACGACCATCCTGGTCTACCAGCACTATCTGCGTTTCAGGCAGCGCTTTACCGCGTTTCCCATCGCCATCGAGATGTTGAGCCGTTTCCGCAGGCCCAAGGAACAAAAAGCCATTCTGGAGCGGGTGGCCACCGGCAAGGTGGACATCCTCATCGGCACTCATCGCATGCTTTCCAAGGACATCCGGTTCAGAGACCTGGGCCTTTTGATCGTGGACGAAGAGCAGCGCTTTGGAGTGGCTCACAAGGAGAGACTGCGGCAGTTGAAGAAGAACGTGGACACCTTGACCATGACGGCCACACCCATTCCCAGAACACTGCACATGTCGTTGACGGGCATCCGGGACATGTCGGTGATCGAGACGCCGCCCCAGGATCGCCTGTCCATACAGACGGCGGTGCTGCCCTTCAGCCACCAGGTCATCCAGAACGCCATCAGAAATGAGCTGGAGCGGCAGGGCCAGGTCTATTTTGTCCACAACACGGTGGAGACCATCGATTCCATTGCCGCACTGATCGGGGACATCTGCCCTGAAGCTCGCCTGCTGGTGGCTCACGGTCAGATGAAGGAGAAAGATCTGGAGGCCACTCTGCTGAAGTTCCTGAGGCATGAGGCCGACGTGCTTGTTTCCACTACGATCATAGAAAACGGTCTGGACATTCCGTTGGTCAATACCATGATCGTCAATCGAGCCGACCGGTTCGGACTTTCGCAGCTCTACCAGTTGCGGGGACGGGTGGGTCGTTCCAGCCGCCGCGCCTACGCCTATCTGCTGGTTCCGCCGCGCCAGACACTCTCCGGCATCGCCCGGCAACGTCTGGCGGCATTGAAGGAGTTCAGCGAGCTGGGTTCCGGTTTCAAGGTGGCGGCCCTGGATCTGGAGTTGAGAGGTGCAGGCAACCTGCTGGGCGGGGATCAGCATGGGCATGTCAACGCCATCGGCTTCGATCTCTACTGTCAGATGCTGGAGCGGACCATCCGGGAACTCCAGGGGCAGGAGGTTCTGCCCGACATCCAGACCCGGCTCGATCTCAAGGTGAGCGTCAAGATCCCACCGGGCTACATCCCCGACGAAAGTCAACGCCTGAGCGTCTACAAGCGCATCTCCTCCCTGAAGCTGGACACGGAGATGAATGGCCTCCGGGAGGAACTGGAGGACCGCTACGGGCCCTTGCCGGAGGAAGTGGAGAGGCTCCTGGACTATATGAGGGTGCGCCGTCTGGCGGAAAGGATTCTGGTGGAGTCGATGGAGAGGGATCGCCAGGGCATCGCCATCACCTTTCACCCCAGGACTCCCATATCGCCCCACAAACTGGTGGAAACCGTCTCCAGTGTCCCCGGCCTTTCGGTGAGCCCGGGGGGACAATTGAGGCTTCGGTCGGCCGGTGTCTCCCAAGGGGAGGTGCTTTCCTCGGTGCGAGCGCTGCTGGTCGAACTGGCTTCCTGA
- the bioB gene encoding biotin synthase BioB, translating into MKQPDSSPIRHDWSLEEIGGVYTLPLPELIFRAQSLHRRHHCAEEVQGCSLLSIKTGGCPEDCGYCPQSAHYDTGVAGQKLLSPEQVLASAREARRQGATRFCMGAAWRQAPEGDEFEKVLSMVRGVRELSMEACCTLGMLSRTQAEALAEAGLTAYNHNLDTSPEFYGRIITTRTYRDRLETLERVRNAGISVCCGGIIGMGESRRDRWRLLEELATQNPHPESVPINLLVRVEGTPLADQTAVDPFEMVRMIATARILMPEAMVRLSAGRLSLSDEAQALCLLAGANSVFMGERLLTTPNPQTDLDRDLLERMGMRLREAETSAGAGRQDLPEH; encoded by the coding sequence ATGAAGCAACCCGATTCAAGCCCCATCCGTCATGATTGGAGCCTGGAGGAAATCGGGGGCGTCTACACCCTGCCCCTTCCCGAGCTGATCTTTCGCGCCCAGAGCCTGCACCGCCGGCACCACTGCGCCGAGGAGGTACAGGGGTGTTCGCTTCTCAGCATCAAGACCGGGGGGTGTCCGGAAGACTGCGGCTACTGCCCTCAATCGGCCCATTACGATACGGGCGTTGCCGGACAGAAGCTCTTGAGCCCCGAGCAGGTGCTGGCCTCTGCGCGGGAGGCGCGCCGGCAGGGGGCGACCCGCTTTTGCATGGGGGCGGCCTGGCGCCAGGCTCCCGAAGGTGACGAGTTCGAGAAAGTGTTGTCCATGGTGCGCGGCGTCAGGGAGCTGAGCATGGAGGCCTGCTGCACCCTGGGGATGTTGTCGCGGACCCAGGCGGAGGCGCTGGCCGAGGCGGGACTGACGGCCTATAACCACAACCTGGACACATCGCCCGAATTCTACGGCCGCATCATCACCACCCGGACCTACCGGGATCGTCTGGAAACCCTGGAACGGGTGCGAAACGCCGGCATCAGCGTCTGCTGCGGCGGGATTATCGGCATGGGGGAGAGCCGGCGGGACCGCTGGCGCCTGCTGGAGGAGTTGGCTACCCAGAATCCCCACCCGGAGAGCGTGCCCATCAATCTGCTGGTTCGGGTGGAAGGGACCCCGCTGGCGGATCAGACAGCGGTGGATCCTTTCGAAATGGTCCGCATGATCGCGACCGCCCGCATCCTGATGCCGGAGGCCATGGTGCGCCTGAGCGCCGGACGCCTGTCGCTCTCGGATGAAGCCCAGGCGCTTTGCCTGCTGGCCGGCGCCAATTCCGTCTTTATGGGGGAGCGGTTGCTGACGACTCCCAATCCCCAAACCGACCTGGATCGAGATCTGCTGGAACGCATGGGGATGCGGCTTCGGGAAGCCGAGACCTCAGCCGGCGCCGGTCGTCAGGACCTGCCAGAGCACTGA
- the rfaE2 gene encoding D-glycero-beta-D-manno-heptose 1-phosphate adenylyltransferase, which produces MSVQKILALEDLLAQRDRLRQENQRTVFTNGCFDLLHPGHIDYLSRARQMGDALIVGVNSDRSVRELKGPLRPILTQDERTRLLSGLDSVDYITIFDEDTPHRLIEALLPDVLVKGGDWTVETIVGRQEVEAAGGRVVPLPYLKGQSSTAIIERILHRYGRQA; this is translated from the coding sequence ATGTCCGTGCAGAAGATTCTGGCTTTGGAGGACCTGCTGGCGCAACGGGATCGTTTGCGTCAGGAGAACCAGCGGACTGTCTTCACCAACGGGTGCTTCGATCTGCTCCACCCCGGCCATATCGATTACCTGAGCCGCGCCCGGCAAATGGGAGATGCCCTCATTGTCGGAGTCAACAGCGATCGTTCGGTCAGAGAGCTCAAGGGACCCCTGCGGCCCATCCTGACCCAGGATGAGCGGACCCGCCTGCTCTCGGGGCTTGACAGCGTCGACTACATTACGATCTTTGACGAGGATACGCCCCATCGGTTGATCGAGGCCCTGCTCCCCGACGTGCTGGTCAAGGGGGGCGACTGGACGGTGGAAACCATCGTGGGACGGCAGGAGGTGGAGGCGGCCGGCGGCCGGGTGGTCCCCCTGCCCTACCTGAAGGGTCAGTCTTCCACCGCAATCATTGAGCGCATTCTTCACCGCTATGGCCGGCAAGCTTAG
- a CDS encoding carboxypeptidase M32, whose amino-acid sequence MSQLDRLKSRMAEVSDLKAAAALLSWDQQTYMPSGGAAARAEQIATLEKLAHGRFVSEEVGAWLEGAAAETQAHAYESDGASLVRLTRRDYDKACRIPPALVEELARQTSLGMEVWVKARSQSDFSQFQGPLQTLVDLQRELADCLGYRERRYDALLDQYEPGMKSADLDRLFADLKNGLVPLVQDISRKLDSVQDEVLRQRFPIDKQTTFGLEMAKEMGFDLSGGRQDQSVHPFCTSFSNRDVRITTRFDERFLPSALFGTLHETGHALYEQGVSTAFERTPLSGGTSLGIHESQSRLWENLVGRSRGFWKFAYPGLQRAFPQQLAGCSLEAFYRAINRVEPSLIRVEADEVTYNLHIMLRYELEAQLVEDNLPVADLPEAWNGRMRDYLGITPPNDALGVLQDVHWSHGLFGYFPTYSLGNLISVQLYDRAKREIPGIPAAIERGEFSPLLGWLRERVHCHGRKFMPAELVRRITGEDLRAAPFVNYLKAKYGEIYN is encoded by the coding sequence ATGAGCCAGCTCGATCGTCTCAAAAGCAGGATGGCGGAAGTCTCCGATCTCAAGGCGGCGGCCGCGCTGTTGAGTTGGGACCAGCAAACCTACATGCCGAGCGGCGGAGCGGCGGCCCGGGCCGAGCAGATCGCCACCCTGGAGAAGCTCGCCCACGGGCGCTTCGTCTCCGAGGAAGTAGGCGCCTGGCTGGAGGGGGCGGCTGCCGAGACCCAGGCCCACGCCTACGAATCGGACGGCGCCAGCCTGGTGCGACTGACCCGGCGGGACTACGACAAGGCTTGCCGAATTCCGCCGGCGCTGGTGGAGGAACTGGCGCGACAGACCTCGCTGGGGATGGAGGTTTGGGTGAAGGCGCGCAGTCAGTCCGACTTCAGCCAGTTTCAAGGCCCGCTGCAGACCCTGGTGGACCTCCAGCGGGAGCTGGCCGACTGCCTGGGATATCGGGAGAGAAGATACGACGCTCTGCTCGATCAGTATGAGCCCGGCATGAAGTCGGCAGACCTCGACCGACTCTTTGCCGATTTGAAGAACGGCCTGGTTCCGCTGGTGCAGGACATCTCCCGAAAGCTGGACAGTGTCCAGGATGAAGTGTTGCGCCAACGCTTCCCCATCGACAAGCAGACGACCTTTGGCCTGGAAATGGCGAAGGAGATGGGCTTCGACCTCAGTGGCGGACGCCAGGACCAGTCGGTCCATCCCTTCTGCACCTCTTTTTCCAACCGGGACGTTCGAATCACTACCCGCTTCGACGAGAGGTTTCTACCGTCGGCCCTGTTCGGCACGCTTCATGAAACGGGCCATGCCCTCTACGAACAGGGAGTGAGCACGGCCTTTGAGCGCACCCCCCTGAGCGGCGGCACCTCCCTGGGCATTCACGAGTCCCAGTCGCGGTTGTGGGAGAATCTGGTGGGCCGCAGCCGGGGGTTCTGGAAATTCGCCTACCCGGGGCTTCAGCGCGCCTTTCCTCAGCAGTTGGCAGGCTGCTCCCTGGAAGCCTTCTATCGGGCCATCAATCGTGTCGAGCCTTCCCTCATCCGGGTGGAGGCCGACGAGGTGACCTACAATCTGCACATCATGCTGAGGTATGAGCTGGAAGCTCAACTGGTCGAGGACAACCTTCCGGTGGCGGACCTGCCGGAGGCGTGGAACGGCAGGATGCGAGACTATCTGGGGATCACTCCGCCCAACGATGCTCTGGGCGTGCTCCAGGACGTCCACTGGTCGCACGGCCTGTTCGGTTATTTCCCGACCTATTCCCTGGGGAATCTGATATCGGTGCAGCTCTACGACCGGGCCAAAAGGGAGATTCCCGGCATCCCGGCGGCTATCGAGCGCGGGGAGTTCTCGCCGCTGCTCGGTTGGCTGAGAGAGCGCGTCCATTGCCATGGCCGGAAATTCATGCCCGCCGAACTGGTCCGTCGGATCACGGGAGAGGATCTGAGGGCCGCGCCCTTCGTGAACTACCTGAAGGCCAAGTATGGGGAGATATACAACTGA